One genomic window of Gemmatimonadales bacterium includes the following:
- the nadA gene encoding quinolinate synthase NadA, protein MPALDYTADVARATDPIRDRLAHHYSPDQWQRLAPYIHEINRLKAEKHAVVLAHHYMTPDIYYGVADVVGDSLALARAAPSLDASIIIQAGVRFMAETSKILNPGKTVLLPDTMAGCSLAESITPADVAALRRAHPGAPVVAYVNTSADIKAVSDICCTSGNAVAIVDSLGADEVIMIPDRYLAQYVATQTSVTIHTFSGACEVHERFTAADVTRFRRDGAHTAVLAHPECPPDVLEAADFTGSTAQMISWVQRTRPEQVVMITECSMSDNVAAANPGIEFLGGCRICPHMKRISLPKILHSLRTMTTPIEIDHAVATRARNAVEQMLERSPR, encoded by the coding sequence ATGCCAGCCCTCGACTACACGGCAGACGTCGCCCGCGCCACCGACCCGATCCGCGACCGCCTCGCCCACCACTACTCCCCCGACCAGTGGCAACGGCTCGCTCCGTATATCCACGAGATCAATCGCCTCAAGGCGGAGAAGCACGCCGTCGTCCTGGCGCACCACTACATGACGCCCGACATTTACTACGGCGTCGCCGATGTCGTCGGTGATTCGCTCGCACTCGCCCGCGCCGCTCCTTCGCTCGACGCCTCGATCATCATCCAGGCCGGCGTCCGCTTCATGGCCGAGACGTCGAAGATCCTCAATCCCGGCAAGACCGTCCTCCTCCCCGACACGATGGCCGGCTGCTCCCTCGCCGAGTCGATTACCCCGGCCGACGTCGCCGCACTCCGCCGCGCGCACCCCGGCGCTCCGGTCGTCGCCTACGTCAATACCTCCGCCGACATCAAGGCGGTGAGTGATATCTGCTGCACCTCCGGCAACGCCGTCGCGATCGTCGACTCCCTCGGCGCCGACGAGGTGATCATGATCCCCGATCGCTACCTCGCCCAGTATGTCGCGACGCAAACCTCCGTCACCATTCACACCTTCTCCGGCGCCTGCGAAGTCCACGAGCGCTTCACCGCCGCCGATGTCACCCGGTTCCGGCGCGACGGGGCGCACACCGCCGTCCTCGCCCACCCCGAGTGCCCGCCCGACGTCCTCGAAGCAGCCGACTTCACCGGCTCGACCGCGCAGATGATCTCGTGGGTGCAGCGCACTCGGCCGGAACAGGTGGTGATGATCACCGAATGTTCGATGAGCGACAACGTCGCCGCCGCCAACCCGGGCATCGAATTTCTCGGCGGCTGCCGCATCTGCCCCCACATGAAGCGCATCTCGCTTCCCAAGATCCTCCACTCGCTCCGCACCATGACCACACCGATCGAGATCGACCACGCCGTTGCCACCCGTGCGCGGAACGCGGTGGAGCAGATGCTCGAGCGGTCGCCACGATGA
- the aroH gene encoding chorismate mutase, whose translation MIDRWLRRWLRVPSVRAIRGAITVEENCETAIAAAVAELIHELQAANGIGPEQMISAVFTMTPDLNAAFPATTARFAGWEGVPLLCATEIAVPGALPRCLRILVHAERCWSGPVRPVYLRGAAALRPDLVGRE comes from the coding sequence ATGATCGATCGATGGTTACGCCGATGGCTGCGGGTGCCGTCGGTCCGGGCGATCCGCGGTGCGATCACGGTCGAGGAGAATTGCGAGACGGCGATTGCCGCGGCCGTCGCCGAATTGATTCACGAACTTCAGGCGGCGAACGGGATCGGACCGGAGCAGATGATCAGTGCCGTGTTCACCATGACGCCCGATCTCAACGCCGCGTTTCCGGCGACGACGGCACGATTCGCGGGGTGGGAAGGAGTGCCGCTCCTCTGTGCCACGGAGATCGCGGTGCCAGGGGCGCTGCCGCGATGCCTCAGGATCCTGGTGCATGCGGAGCGATGCTGGAGCGGGCCGGTGCGGCCGGTGTATCTGCGCGGTGCCGCGGCGCTGCGGCCGGATCTGGTGGGGCGAGAGTGA
- the nadC gene encoding carboxylating nicotinate-nucleotide diphosphorylase, translating into MIDPAGPGKLGLDKLDLTSIEPLLRRALEEDLGTWGDITTDSVIPPETRAHAVMRSRARGVLSGGEAAAAIFRLLDPDTTIDVHLADGSPLERGSGILTIDGDAWGVLGAERTALNCVSHLSGIATATRQMVDIVAGTHARVSCTRKTNLGLRVLEKYAVRCGGGVNHRSGLYDAILVKDNHIAIAGGIRIAATRALAERRTDMQVEIEVDSVQQLQEIIDLPIDAVLLDNMPPDLLRHCVELVDGQFTTEASGGVTTATIRAIAETGVDVISIGWLTHSAPALDIGLDIST; encoded by the coding sequence ATGATCGATCCGGCCGGTCCAGGCAAGCTCGGTCTCGACAAGCTCGACCTGACCTCGATCGAGCCGCTCCTCCGCCGCGCCCTCGAAGAAGACCTCGGCACCTGGGGTGACATCACCACCGACAGCGTCATCCCGCCAGAGACCCGCGCCCACGCAGTGATGCGGTCGCGCGCGCGGGGAGTCCTCTCAGGTGGCGAAGCAGCGGCGGCGATCTTCCGCCTTCTCGATCCCGACACCACGATCGACGTCCATCTCGCCGACGGCTCTCCGCTAGAACGCGGCTCCGGGATCCTCACCATCGATGGCGACGCCTGGGGAGTTCTCGGCGCCGAACGGACTGCGCTCAATTGCGTGAGCCACCTGTCGGGGATCGCGACGGCAACGCGGCAGATGGTTGACATCGTCGCCGGGACACACGCCCGCGTTTCGTGCACCCGCAAGACGAATCTCGGCCTTCGCGTCCTCGAGAAGTACGCGGTGCGCTGCGGCGGTGGCGTCAATCATCGCAGCGGACTCTACGATGCGATCCTCGTCAAGGACAATCACATCGCGATCGCCGGCGGAATCCGCATCGCCGCGACACGCGCGCTGGCAGAACGGCGCACCGACATGCAAGTCGAGATCGAGGTCGATTCGGTGCAGCAGCTGCAGGAGATCATCGACCTTCCGATCGACGCAGTACTCCTCGACAACATGCCGCCCGATCTCCTTCGCCACTGCGTCGAACTCGTCGACGGACAATTCACCACCGAGGCGTCTGGTGGCGTGACCACCGCGACGATCCGCGCGATTGCCGAAACCGGCGTCGACGTGATCTCGATCGGATGGCTGACCCACAGCGCGCCGGCGCTCGATATCGGACTCGATATCAGCACCTGA
- a CDS encoding isoprenylcysteine carboxylmethyltransferase family protein — translation MSRLIIKGLIGGAVQVAIYAAALLIPAGIVHGGTWYWPRALLFFLLYAIALEASVVVMAIAAPNSLAARLTPPATEAQPMADRVATLLLVLATLGWFAFVAVDVFDLKLLPPPSWGVSLAGAVVSFAGFIVAVTAIHQNAFAIPIVEDQSARAQVVITSGLYAYVRHPMYLGILIFHAGLALWLGSYAALLAVGVMVLMLRIRIGIEETTLRQTLPEYPQYITRVPARLVPGIW, via the coding sequence ATGTCCCGATTGATCATCAAGGGGTTGATCGGCGGTGCGGTTCAGGTCGCCATCTATGCCGCAGCACTCCTGATCCCCGCGGGAATCGTTCACGGCGGCACCTGGTACTGGCCGCGCGCGCTCCTCTTCTTCCTGCTCTATGCGATCGCACTCGAAGCGTCGGTCGTCGTCATGGCGATCGCGGCGCCGAACAGCCTCGCGGCGCGACTCACCCCGCCGGCAACGGAAGCGCAGCCGATGGCGGACCGCGTCGCCACTCTCCTGCTCGTGCTCGCGACGCTCGGCTGGTTTGCATTCGTCGCCGTTGACGTCTTCGACCTGAAGTTGCTGCCGCCCCCGTCATGGGGTGTCTCCCTGGCCGGCGCCGTGGTCTCGTTTGCCGGATTCATCGTGGCCGTCACGGCGATCCATCAGAACGCCTTTGCGATCCCGATCGTCGAGGATCAATCGGCGCGGGCGCAGGTGGTGATCACCTCAGGATTGTATGCGTACGTGCGGCACCCGATGTACCTCGGCATCTTGATCTTTCATGCGGGGTTGGCGCTCTGGCTGGGGAGCTATGCGGCACTGCTCGCCGTCGGCGTGATGGTCCTGATGCTCCGGATCCGCATCGGTATCGAAGAGACAACGCTGCGACAGACACTTCCGGAGTACCCGCAATACATTACGAGAGTGCCCGCGCGCCTCGTCCCGGGGATCTGGTAG
- a CDS encoding bleomycin resistance family protein, giving the protein MLVKGLTPILNVSDIDATFAWFARLGWKELWRWGDPTSFGAVGSGPWEIFLCRDAQGGRGKGNNTTTFATWEDEQQDKGCWMSWWVDDVDAFHAICVEQGIEVTSPPRDMAWGVREMNIRHPDGHVFRVGKGLKEE; this is encoded by the coding sequence ATGCTGGTCAAGGGACTGACGCCGATCCTGAACGTCTCGGATATCGATGCCACGTTCGCGTGGTTTGCCCGGCTCGGTTGGAAGGAGCTGTGGCGGTGGGGCGACCCGACCTCGTTTGGTGCGGTGGGATCAGGTCCGTGGGAGATCTTTCTCTGTCGAGATGCTCAGGGCGGTCGAGGGAAAGGGAACAACACGACCACCTTTGCAACGTGGGAGGATGAGCAGCAGGACAAGGGGTGCTGGATGAGCTGGTGGGTCGACGACGTCGACGCCTTCCACGCGATCTGCGTGGAACAGGGAATCGAAGTGACGTCGCCGCCGCGCGACATGGCGTGGGGCGTGCGGGAGATGAACATCCGCCACCCGGACGGGCATGTCTTCCGGGTGGGGAAGGGACTGAAGGAAGAGTAG
- a CDS encoding protein kinase, with translation MTTALLRSTAGDGVRFLPGEIVAGRYRMVGMLGRGGMGEVYRADDMKLGQPVALKFLTQQFGDDPARLEPFLDEVRLSLRVTHPNVCRVYDVGDVDGRHFLSMEYVDGEDLASLLRRIGRLPEDKAVQLARQMCAGLAAAHDEGILHRDLKPANIMIDGRGRAKLTDFGLAGASVGIAGRDARVGTPEYMAPEQLEGAELTVRTDLYALGLVLYELFTGKPAFEIRSDYELLATRGSLPSNPSSHVSGLDPVVERAILRCLEPDPARRPQSAAQLAASLPGGDPLAMALAAGETPSPDLVARAGGEGTLRPRIAISLVATALVALAAIWYAESHVMGTQNMVPLPKAPEELRIDARAALAAAGYTLRLPNSASGFRYDSGYFVHQEQNNHSLQRWKGLATVTPAPISFWYREAPSALSPIGNRGYVDNFNPPSVEPGMTTVELDPSGHLTGLVAVPATLAETPGPWREPDWSPLFAAAGLVENEWQPVDPIWPPTSSADITRAWTRGTMRVEASAFRGRTTSFRRIPEWVRPTTVTPADSPFEAIALVAGGLLVLMIIGGGVLARRNLRQGRGDRRGAFRLAAAIAVLGVAVDVLRLNTAAASTLQVFMTSVEITFAISLLAWMFYIAVEPYVRRFWPNTLIAWNRVLDGQLRDPMVGRHILLGALAGMLITLLDLGSHLFVPVPASDMLNLQTANPMPWASAHAYLAGLLTIPESSIFFSIFFLVFVFFSRLILRRPWIGYIVAGIVWILPLIGSPGWHVAVVSAALGTIIGLLVLIRLGLFAAVVSSVFSSWFYVSLTTDVHAWFFSESVVTMLLCGALILYGGWISLGEQKLFKESLLS, from the coding sequence ATGACTACTGCGTTGCTACGCAGCACCGCCGGTGATGGCGTTCGCTTTCTCCCGGGAGAAATCGTCGCGGGACGCTACCGCATGGTCGGGATGCTCGGCCGGGGCGGGATGGGCGAGGTCTATCGCGCCGACGACATGAAACTTGGCCAGCCGGTGGCGCTGAAGTTTCTCACGCAGCAGTTCGGCGACGATCCCGCCCGCCTCGAACCGTTCCTCGACGAAGTCCGCCTCTCGCTCCGGGTCACCCATCCCAACGTCTGCCGAGTCTACGATGTCGGCGATGTCGACGGACGGCACTTCCTCTCGATGGAGTATGTCGACGGTGAGGATCTCGCGTCGCTGCTGCGCCGCATCGGCCGCCTCCCCGAAGACAAGGCGGTGCAGCTCGCTCGGCAGATGTGCGCGGGGCTCGCCGCCGCGCACGACGAAGGGATCCTGCATCGCGACCTGAAGCCCGCCAACATCATGATCGACGGTCGCGGACGAGCGAAGCTCACCGACTTCGGACTCGCCGGCGCCAGCGTCGGTATCGCCGGCCGCGATGCGCGCGTAGGAACGCCGGAGTACATGGCCCCCGAACAGCTCGAAGGCGCAGAACTCACCGTGCGCACCGATCTCTATGCGCTCGGCCTCGTGCTCTACGAGCTTTTCACCGGCAAGCCCGCGTTCGAGATCCGCAGCGACTACGAGCTCCTCGCCACACGCGGGTCGTTGCCCAGCAATCCGTCGTCGCATGTATCGGGACTCGATCCGGTGGTCGAGCGCGCCATCCTCCGTTGCCTCGAGCCCGACCCGGCGCGGCGTCCGCAATCGGCTGCACAACTCGCGGCCTCACTCCCCGGCGGCGATCCGCTGGCGATGGCGCTTGCAGCCGGCGAAACGCCGTCACCCGATCTGGTGGCGCGAGCCGGCGGAGAGGGAACGCTGCGGCCACGGATCGCAATCTCGCTCGTGGCGACAGCGCTCGTTGCCCTGGCCGCGATCTGGTACGCCGAGAGTCACGTCATGGGCACTCAGAACATGGTGCCGCTCCCGAAAGCTCCCGAAGAGTTGCGCATTGATGCGCGCGCCGCACTCGCCGCCGCGGGATACACGCTGCGCCTCCCCAACTCTGCATCCGGTTTCCGCTACGACAGCGGGTACTTCGTGCATCAAGAGCAGAACAACCACTCGCTGCAGCGGTGGAAGGGACTCGCCACCGTGACGCCGGCACCGATTTCCTTCTGGTACCGCGAAGCGCCGAGCGCTCTGTCGCCGATCGGCAATCGCGGATATGTCGACAACTTCAATCCGCCGTCGGTCGAGCCAGGGATGACAACGGTCGAGCTCGACCCGTCGGGACATCTGACTGGGCTCGTTGCGGTGCCGGCAACGCTCGCAGAGACGCCGGGTCCGTGGCGCGAACCCGATTGGTCGCCCCTCTTCGCGGCCGCCGGACTGGTGGAGAATGAATGGCAACCGGTCGACCCGATCTGGCCACCAACGAGCAGCGCCGACATCACCCGAGCATGGACCAGGGGGACGATGCGGGTCGAGGCGAGCGCGTTTCGTGGACGGACCACTTCGTTCCGCAGGATTCCGGAATGGGTGCGACCGACCACGGTGACGCCCGCTGACTCGCCGTTCGAGGCGATCGCACTTGTAGCGGGTGGTCTGCTTGTGCTGATGATCATTGGTGGAGGGGTGCTCGCGCGCCGCAATCTCCGGCAAGGGCGCGGTGATCGGCGTGGGGCGTTCCGTCTCGCGGCCGCAATTGCGGTGCTGGGTGTGGCAGTTGACGTGTTGCGCCTGAACACCGCAGCAGCAAGCACATTGCAGGTCTTCATGACCAGCGTCGAGATCACGTTCGCAATCAGTCTCCTGGCATGGATGTTCTACATCGCCGTGGAGCCGTACGTCCGCCGATTCTGGCCGAACACCCTGATTGCATGGAACCGTGTGCTCGATGGCCAGCTGCGCGACCCGATGGTCGGCCGGCACATCCTCCTCGGCGCCCTCGCCGGGATGCTGATCACCCTGCTGGACCTGGGATCGCACCTCTTCGTGCCGGTGCCGGCAAGCGACATGCTCAACCTGCAGACCGCCAACCCGATGCCGTGGGCCTCGGCCCATGCGTATCTGGCCGGCCTCCTGACCATCCCCGAATCGTCGATCTTTTTCTCCATTTTCTTCCTGGTATTTGTCTTCTTTTCACGACTGATCCTGCGCCGACCGTGGATTGGCTACATTGTCGCCGGGATCGTCTGGATCCTCCCCTTAATTGGCTCTCCGGGATGGCACGTTGCGGTGGTCTCCGCGGCTCTGGGCACGATCATCGGACTGCTGGTGCTCATCAGGCTGGGTCTTTTCGCAGCGGTCGTGTCCAGTGTCTTTTCGTCATGGTTTTATGTGTCGCTCACCACCGATGTGCATGCCTGGTTCTTTTCGGAATCGGTGGTAACGATGCTCCTCTGCGGTGCGCTGATTCTCTACGGCGGCTGGATCTCCCTCGGCGAGCAGAAGCTCTTCAAGGAGTCGCTGCTGAGCTAG
- a CDS encoding ABC transporter permease, protein MSLFSRLANAVRGDRLSRSLDVELDTHLAELTDELVARGMPREDAIAEARRRFGNRGKQKEAAHDADTAVWLESVFADIRYALRTLRSAPAFTLVAVCSLALGIGANTAIFSLIDAVALRSLPVTRPWELSLIDQGKGLKPDYTFTNPLWEQIRARDSLFGAVFAYSSASFNLSTQGIEQPTAASTVSGDFFRGLGVQPVAGRLISAADDLPGCPLVTVLGDAFARARFGSAAAAVGKAIPIEGHPAVVIGVADPRFTGLEVGQRTDLYAPLCAEPILTGDPKVLTRRSRWYLKVMVRTRAGESLARTDATLHAIAPAVFQATVPGDWDKGGQQDYLKGTLSARSAAGGASGLRDNFETALEILMAVVGAVLLIACANIGALLSARAASRQREVAIRLAIGASHRRLIRQLLTESLTLAAAGAVLGVVFSHWATRLLVTMLSTSDRPVVIDLSTNQRVLAFAVVITVVAGVGFGLLPAWRASQTDPQSAMKSGGAVRSDRRRRLGHVLVGGQVAISLLLVACAGLLVGSFQRLMTADVGFTRDGIVLASLDFGNTGWKGERLVTEPVAILDRIRMLPGMSNAAMSWTTPVGHAGWNDLVHIPGYSPQHIDDSLAWFNQVSPGYFATMGTRLLTGRDVNDADIASHHNVVVINTTMAKKMFGTLSPLGRTYRTPDGDSLSVPWEVIGVIEDTKYAKVTEEPRAQGYYPMGVGNNNTSSYTYEIRTSRPMTEVTREVSRVAAEANPQIALQLNWLSQQINDSLARPRLLALLSGFFGLLALLLAMMGLYGTMSYNVAQRRGEIGIRIALGAGGQRVLGMVVGEASWIILGGVAGGLALVFAGTRLLGSFLYGVTATDPITLGGSVLLLAFTGLLASVVPAWRAARVDPVDALREQ, encoded by the coding sequence ATGAGCCTCTTCTCCAGACTCGCCAATGCCGTCCGCGGCGACCGGCTGTCACGGTCGCTCGATGTCGAACTCGACACCCATCTCGCCGAACTCACCGATGAACTCGTCGCGCGCGGAATGCCCCGCGAGGATGCCATCGCCGAGGCGCGACGGCGGTTCGGCAACCGGGGGAAGCAGAAGGAAGCGGCGCACGACGCCGACACGGCGGTCTGGCTGGAGTCGGTCTTTGCCGATATCCGGTACGCCCTGCGCACGCTCCGCAGCGCACCGGCGTTCACGCTGGTCGCCGTCTGCTCGCTCGCCCTCGGCATCGGCGCAAACACCGCGATCTTCTCGCTGATCGATGCCGTGGCACTTCGGTCGTTGCCGGTGACGCGTCCGTGGGAGCTCTCCCTGATCGATCAGGGGAAGGGACTCAAACCCGACTACACCTTCACCAACCCGCTCTGGGAGCAGATCCGCGCGCGCGACTCGCTGTTCGGTGCGGTCTTCGCGTACTCGTCTGCATCGTTCAACCTCTCCACGCAGGGAATCGAGCAACCGACCGCCGCAAGCACCGTGTCGGGTGACTTCTTCCGCGGCCTCGGCGTGCAGCCCGTTGCGGGACGATTGATCTCCGCGGCCGACGATCTTCCCGGGTGTCCGCTCGTCACGGTCCTCGGCGACGCCTTTGCCCGGGCGCGGTTTGGCAGCGCGGCGGCGGCAGTCGGCAAGGCGATTCCGATCGAAGGTCATCCGGCGGTGGTGATCGGTGTCGCCGATCCGCGATTCACCGGCCTCGAGGTCGGCCAGCGCACCGATCTGTATGCGCCGCTCTGCGCCGAGCCGATCCTCACCGGTGATCCGAAGGTGCTGACCCGGCGATCGCGCTGGTATCTCAAGGTCATGGTACGCACGCGGGCAGGTGAGTCGCTCGCGCGGACTGACGCGACGCTCCATGCGATCGCCCCCGCCGTCTTTCAGGCGACGGTCCCCGGCGATTGGGACAAGGGCGGCCAGCAGGACTATCTGAAAGGGACGCTCTCGGCGCGCTCCGCTGCGGGCGGTGCTTCGGGGCTGCGCGACAATTTCGAAACGGCGCTGGAGATCCTGATGGCGGTGGTCGGCGCCGTCCTGCTGATCGCATGCGCCAACATCGGCGCGCTACTGTCGGCGCGGGCCGCGAGTCGTCAGCGCGAGGTGGCGATCCGCCTCGCCATTGGTGCAAGCCATCGGCGGCTGATCCGCCAGCTCCTCACCGAGAGCCTGACGCTGGCGGCGGCCGGTGCTGTGCTCGGCGTGGTCTTCTCTCACTGGGCGACGCGCCTGCTGGTGACGATGCTGTCGACCAGCGATCGCCCGGTCGTGATCGACCTTTCCACCAATCAGCGCGTGCTGGCGTTCGCGGTGGTGATCACCGTCGTTGCGGGGGTGGGATTCGGACTGCTTCCCGCGTGGCGCGCGTCCCAGACCGATCCGCAATCGGCGATGAAGAGCGGCGGAGCGGTGCGGAGCGACCGGCGGCGGCGACTGGGACATGTGCTCGTCGGCGGGCAGGTCGCGATTTCACTGCTGCTGGTGGCGTGCGCCGGCCTTCTCGTCGGCTCCTTCCAGCGGCTGATGACCGCCGATGTCGGCTTTACTCGCGACGGAATCGTCCTGGCGTCGCTCGACTTCGGGAACACCGGCTGGAAGGGAGAGCGGCTGGTCACCGAACCAGTCGCCATTCTCGATCGGATCCGCATGCTGCCGGGGATGTCGAATGCCGCGATGTCGTGGACGACGCCAGTCGGACACGCGGGGTGGAATGACCTGGTTCACATTCCGGGGTACAGCCCACAGCACATCGATGATTCGCTCGCGTGGTTCAATCAGGTGAGCCCCGGTTACTTCGCGACGATGGGGACACGGCTCCTGACCGGGCGCGACGTCAACGACGCCGACATCGCCAGCCATCACAACGTCGTGGTGATCAACACGACGATGGCAAAGAAGATGTTCGGGACGCTCTCCCCGCTCGGGCGCACCTACAGGACGCCGGACGGTGACTCTCTGTCGGTGCCGTGGGAAGTGATCGGCGTGATCGAGGATACCAAGTATGCGAAGGTCACCGAGGAGCCGAGAGCGCAGGGCTACTACCCGATGGGCGTCGGCAACAACAACACCAGCAGTTATACCTACGAGATCCGGACGTCGCGGCCGATGACAGAAGTCACCCGGGAGGTGAGTCGCGTTGCCGCCGAAGCGAATCCGCAGATCGCGCTGCAGCTCAATTGGCTGTCGCAGCAGATCAATGACTCGCTCGCGCGGCCGCGCCTCCTGGCGTTGCTCTCCGGATTCTTCGGCCTGCTGGCGCTGCTGCTGGCGATGATGGGACTGTACGGCACGATGTCGTACAACGTGGCGCAGCGCCGAGGTGAGATCGGCATCCGGATCGCGCTCGGTGCGGGGGGACAACGGGTCCTGGGGATGGTGGTGGGCGAAGCGTCGTGGATCATTCTTGGTGGCGTGGCGGGCGGATTGGCGCTGGTCTTTGCCGGGACGCGCCTCCTCGGATCATTTCTCTACGGTGTGACTGCGACAGATCCGATCACGCTCGGTGGGTCAGTCCTCCTGCTGGCGTTCACCGGTCTGCTGGCGTCGGTGGTTCCGGCGTGGAGGGCGGCGCGGGTCGATCCGGTCGATGCATTGCGGGAGCAGTAA
- a CDS encoding M28 family peptidase produces the protein MRILVRAARSSLVAISTAVLMVPLASPLAAQEKVDVPTIERIKTEAMQHSQVMDLMSYLTDVYGPRLTWSPRAHQAGDWTVEQLKKWGVADAHLEPWDTPNGIGWQNERFSLQAISPNPFIIAGAPRAWSASTRGRISGPAIRIDVGCLAELQQKYDGKLKNAFVMFTAPTEGPVTEFTPYATRRSDSSLAAMAAVDPSAPAPGRGGAGRGGANGAAQPPLSPVCEQAAAQAPAGRGGRGGGRGFNVNGDTTTQRWLEKQGVAAILMNSRGTGGDIATDNGASRAKGAPEVPFVHVATEGYGRVARMLERHVPVVLELEMINHFYPADSTSFNIVGDIPGTDPQLKDQVVMIGGHFDSWHSGTGATDNGAGSGVMLEAIRVLRALNLQPRRTIRIALWTGEEEGLYGSCAYTRKHFGYIDSTSFHPTPEWSKLAAYFNLDNGSGKIRGVYDQGNTAVGPIFEAWMGPFKTIGMTTTTISNTGSTDHIAFDNLGLPGFQFIQDGLDYGSRTHHTNQDVYERLQPDDMMFNSAVLAAFAWQAAQRDEPLPRKPAPFSPGGPRTRGQFCM, from the coding sequence ATGCGCATTCTCGTCCGCGCCGCACGGTCGTCGCTGGTCGCGATCTCCACCGCCGTCCTGATGGTACCGCTCGCCTCGCCGCTCGCCGCCCAGGAAAAGGTCGACGTTCCCACCATCGAACGGATCAAGACGGAGGCGATGCAGCACTCGCAGGTCATGGACCTCATGAGTTACCTCACCGATGTCTACGGCCCACGCCTCACCTGGTCGCCGCGCGCCCATCAGGCCGGCGACTGGACCGTCGAACAGCTCAAGAAGTGGGGCGTCGCCGACGCGCACCTGGAGCCATGGGACACGCCGAACGGGATCGGCTGGCAGAACGAGCGCTTCTCCCTGCAGGCGATCTCTCCCAACCCGTTCATCATCGCCGGAGCACCGCGGGCGTGGTCGGCCAGCACCAGGGGGCGCATCAGCGGCCCCGCGATCCGCATCGATGTCGGCTGCCTCGCCGAGCTGCAGCAGAAGTACGACGGCAAGCTGAAGAACGCCTTCGTGATGTTTACCGCACCGACGGAAGGGCCGGTGACGGAGTTCACGCCATATGCGACTCGCCGCTCCGATTCATCGCTGGCGGCGATGGCCGCGGTTGATCCCAGCGCTCCGGCGCCAGGCCGTGGCGGAGCGGGACGAGGCGGCGCGAACGGTGCGGCGCAGCCTCCGCTCTCGCCTGTTTGCGAGCAGGCGGCAGCGCAGGCTCCTGCGGGTCGCGGTGGTCGCGGTGGCGGCCGCGGATTCAACGTCAACGGCGACACCACGACGCAGCGCTGGCTGGAGAAGCAGGGGGTCGCCGCCATCCTGATGAACAGCCGCGGGACCGGCGGTGATATCGCGACCGACAATGGCGCGTCGCGCGCGAAGGGTGCGCCGGAAGTGCCGTTCGTGCACGTCGCTACCGAGGGGTACGGCCGCGTTGCGCGGATGCTCGAACGCCATGTGCCGGTCGTCCTCGAACTCGAAATGATCAACCACTTCTATCCCGCCGATTCCACCTCGTTCAACATCGTCGGCGACATCCCCGGCACCGATCCGCAGCTCAAGGATCAGGTCGTGATGATCGGCGGCCACTTCGATTCATGGCATTCGGGGACCGGAGCCACCGACAACGGCGCAGGCTCCGGCGTGATGCTCGAGGCGATCCGGGTCCTCAGGGCGCTCAACCTCCAGCCGCGGCGGACGATCCGCATCGCGCTCTGGACCGGTGAAGAAGAAGGGCTCTACGGCTCGTGCGCCTACACCAGGAAGCATTTCGGCTACATCGACTCGACGTCGTTCCATCCGACGCCTGAGTGGTCGAAGCTTGCGGCGTATTTCAATCTCGACAACGGCAGCGGCAAGATCCGCGGCGTCTACGATCAGGGGAACACCGCCGTCGGGCCGATCTTCGAGGCCTGGATGGGGCCGTTCAAGACGATCGGGATGACTACCACGACGATCAGCAATACCGGATCGACCGACCACATCGCCTTCGACAATCTCGGACTTCCCGGCTTCCAGTTCATCCAGGATGGGCTCGACTACGGCAGCCGGACCCATCACACCAACCAGGATGTGTACGAGCGCCTGCAGCCCGACGACATGATGTTCAACTCGGCGGTGCTGGCGGCGTTCGCGTGGCAGGCGGCACAGCGCGACGAGCCGTTGCCGCGCAAGCCGGCGCCGTTCTCGCCGGGCGGGCCGCGGACTCGCGGACAGTTCTGCATGTAG